From the genome of Streptomyces sp. NBC_00659, one region includes:
- a CDS encoding tRNA (adenine-N1)-methyltransferase, translating to MSEPTGAARRRGPFKVGDQVQLTDPKGRHYTFTLEAGKNFHTHKGSFPHDELIGAPEGSVVRTTGNVAYLALRPLLPDYVLSMPRGAAVVYPKDAGQILAFADIFPGARVVEAGVGSGSLSSFLLRAIGDQGMLHSYERREDFAEIAQQNVERYFGGPHPAWQLTVGDLQDNLSDADVDRVILDMLAPWECLEAVSKALVPGGILCCYVATTTQLARTVESIREIGCFNEPTAWESMIRNWHIEGLAVRPDHRMIGHTGFLLTARRLADGVEPPMRRRRPAKGAYGEDYSGPNADGGAAR from the coding sequence ATGTCCGAACCGACCGGTGCCGCCCGCAGGCGCGGGCCCTTCAAGGTCGGGGACCAGGTTCAGCTGACCGACCCCAAGGGCCGCCACTACACGTTCACGCTCGAGGCCGGGAAGAACTTCCACACCCACAAGGGTTCCTTCCCCCACGACGAGCTGATCGGCGCTCCCGAGGGCAGCGTTGTCCGCACCACGGGAAACGTCGCCTATCTCGCGCTGCGCCCCCTGCTCCCCGACTACGTCCTGTCCATGCCCCGCGGCGCCGCCGTGGTCTACCCCAAGGACGCGGGGCAGATCCTGGCCTTCGCCGACATCTTCCCCGGCGCCCGCGTCGTGGAAGCGGGAGTCGGCTCCGGCTCGCTGAGCAGCTTCCTGCTGCGCGCCATCGGCGACCAGGGCATGCTGCACTCCTACGAGCGCCGCGAGGACTTCGCCGAGATCGCCCAGCAGAACGTGGAGCGCTACTTCGGCGGACCCCACCCCGCCTGGCAGCTCACCGTCGGCGACCTCCAGGACAACCTGAGCGACGCCGACGTCGACCGGGTCATCCTCGACATGCTCGCTCCCTGGGAGTGCCTGGAGGCCGTCTCCAAGGCGCTCGTCCCCGGCGGCATCCTCTGCTGCTACGTGGCGACGACCACCCAGCTCGCCCGGACCGTCGAATCCATCCGCGAGATCGGCTGCTTCAACGAGCCGACCGCCTGGGAATCGATGATCCGCAACTGGCACATCGAGGGCCTGGCCGTCCGCCCGGACCACCGCATGATCGGCCACACCGGCTTCCTGCTGACCGCCCGCCGCCTCGCGGACGGCGTCGAGCCGCCCATGCGCCGCCGCCGCCCCGCCAAGGGCGCGTACGGCGAGGACTACTCCGGTCCCAACGCCGACGGCGGCGCCGCCCGCTGA